The following proteins are co-located in the Manihot esculenta cultivar AM560-2 chromosome 7, M.esculenta_v8, whole genome shotgun sequence genome:
- the LOC110618531 gene encoding leucine-rich repeat protein 2 → MASFSLLSFTLSFFLFFFSPSLCTNSEGNALHALRSRLSDPINVLQSWDPTLVNPCTWFHVTCDSNGHVIRLDLGNSNISGSLGPELAQLQHLKYLELYRNNIGGKIPKELGELKNLVSMDLYDNKFEGEIPKSLAKLKSLKFLRLNNNKLTGSIPRELTTLKDLKVFDVSNNDLCGTIPVDGPFSTFPMESFEHNERLNGPELKGLVPYDFGC, encoded by the exons ATGGCTTCTTTTTCCCTTCTTTCTTTCACCCTttccttctttctcttcttcttctctccttctctcTGCACCAATTCTGAAG GAAATGCTTTGCATGCTTTGAGAAGCAGGCTCTCTGATCCAATCAATGTGTTGCAGAGCTGGGACCCAACTCTGGTCAATCCCTGTACCTGGTTCCATGTCACCTGTGATTCCAATGGTCATGTGATTCGCTT GGATTTGGGGAATTCTAACATTTCTGGGTCTTTGGGACCAGAGCTTGCGCAGCTTCAGCATCTAAAATACTT GGAGCTTTACAGGAACAACATAGGAGGGAAAATTCCCAAGGAGTTGGGAGAGTTGAAAAATCTTGTGAGCATGGATCTGTATGACAATAAATTTGAAGGAGAAATACCCAAGTCCTTGGCCAAGTTGAAGTCACTCAAATTCCT GCGGCTAAACAACAACAAGCTGACTGGATCTATTCCAAGGGAGCTCACCACCCTCAAAGATCTCAAAGTTTT TGATGTGTCTAATAATGATCTCTGTGGAACAATTCCAGTTGATGGTCCTTTTTCAACTTTTCCCATGGAAAG TTTCGAGCACAACGAGCGGCTTAACGGACCGGAGCTGAAAGGACTGGTGCCTTACGACTTCGGATGCTGA
- the LOC110619631 gene encoding uncharacterized protein At2g23090: MGGGNGQKAKMAREKNMEKQKAAKGSQLETNKKAMTIQCKVCMQTFICTTTEVKCREHAEAKHPKSDVYVCFPHLKK, encoded by the exons ATGGGTGGAGGCAACGGCCAGAAAGCCAAGATGGCTCGTGAGAAGAACATGGAGAAGCAAAAAGCTGCTAAGG GAAGCCAGCTTGAGACTAACAAGAAAGCTATGACTATCCAG TGCAAGGTTTGCATGCAGACTTTCATCTGTACCACGACGGAGGTGAAGTGTCGAGAACATGCTGAAGCAAAACATCCCAagtctgatgtgtatgtttgcTTCCCACATCTTAAAAAATGA
- the LOC110619712 gene encoding probable prolyl 4-hydroxylase 9 yields MKTKTKRSKSKLGLPVVVLLCSLFFLVGFYASTLLSQNVPVIRPRLRMLDVADGELDAMPHGVTGESSPQSIPFQVLSWKPRAVYFPNFATPEQCKSIIEIAKSRLKPSSLALRKGETEDSTKGTRTSSGTFISASEDKTGVLDFIEQKIARATMLPKSHGEAFNVLRYEIGQKYDSHYDSFNPTEYGPQMSQRVASFLLYLSDVEEGGETMFPFENGLQVGSGYDYKKCVGLKVKPREGDGILFYSLFPNGTIDQTSLHGSCPVIAGQKWVATKWIRDQVQTV; encoded by the exons ATGAAAACCAAAACGAAGCGCTCCAAGAGTAAGCTAGGGTTACCAGTTGTTGTCCTCCTATGTTCTCTCTTCTTCCTCGTCGGCTTCTATGCCTCCACTCTTCTTTCTCAG AATGTTCCTGTTATTAGACCGCGGTTGAGAATGCTTGACGTGGCCGATGGAGAGCTTGATGCGATGCCCCATGGCGTGACTGGAGAATCTTCTCCCCAATCCATTCCATTTCAG GTTTTAAGCTGGAAACCGAGAGCCGTTTATTTTCCAAACTTTGCAACCCCAGAACAATGCAAAAGTATAATTGAAATTGCAAAGTCTCGACTAAAACCCTCTAGCCTGGCTCTGCGAAAAGGAGAAACTGAAGATAGCACTAAGGGAACAAGAACAAG TTCAGGTACATTTATTAGTGCATCTGAAGATAAAACTGGAGTACTGGATTTCATTGAGCAGAAAATTGCTAGAGCTACAATGTTACCAAAGTCCCATGGGGAG GCATTCAACGTGTTGCGCTATGAAATTGGACAGAAATATGATTCACATTATGATTCATTTAACCCAACTGAATATGGTCCGCAGATGAGCCAAAGG GTCGCATCTTTCTTGTTGTATTTATCTGATGTAGAAGAAGGTGGAGAAACCATGTTCCCTTTTGAG AATGGCTTGCAAGTGGGTTCAGGCTATGATTACAAAAAATGTGTTGGTTTGAAAGTGAAACCAAGGGAAGGCGATGGAATTCTATTTTACTCGCTGTTTCCAAATGGCACAATTGATCAG ACATCTCTTCATGGAAGTTGCCCAGTTATCGCAGGCCAGAAATGGGTGGCGACGAAGTGGATTAGAGATCAAGTACAAACGGTCTAA